In one window of Musa acuminata AAA Group cultivar baxijiao chromosome BXJ3-2, Cavendish_Baxijiao_AAA, whole genome shotgun sequence DNA:
- the LOC135631580 gene encoding receptor-like protein EIX2, with protein sequence MGERSPLLVIVISLSVLCIELGFSDGFSMIRCQETERKALMEFKQRVRDPSHRLSSWVGEDCCSWKGIRCSNVTGHVIELHLRNRHRSDVSYMGCSETNFDDDDVGCRWALHGGITPSLLSLQHLNHLDLSGNNFEGNRIPEFLGSFGRLTYLNLSGAGFGGKVPDQLGNLSTLHQLDLSYNFYLDDDLYIENIGWISRLTSLQHLNMDQVRFRNVSNWLQALNALSRIQVVEMASCGLETFPPSLPHVNFTSLTTLNLEGNIINSTVPDWLFNITSLEVLSLGSNHLYGQTLDSIAKLTNLRQLDLSYNTFHDGFKPEPLSNLCKLQILDLDKVPINNVLANLEQVFSGCLMLILEELNLSGTQLRGSIPDWLGNFKNLKFLDLSHNSLSGSVPRSLGNLSSLRSLFLYSNDLNGSIAEGIGGLKGLIYLVLSYNSFRLSELHLVNLSSLKYLDISYNYIDLNKGDEWIPPFQLRSLYMTFCQILPRPHFPRWLRLQTTLRDLSLSSTSIKEGIPNWLPSSLEYLSLSNNEISGDVPQYLPNLMYLDLSNNLLTGHLSPRIVNMMPSLQFLDLSNNKITGELPQLFSKQISYLDFSKNLFSGHFPSKISNTMPNLNWFDLSINNLSGSIPLSFCPNKYLLVLRLFKNNLSGELPNCWRNSSSLFILDLSSNKFQGRIPNSLSNLQSLQSLHLSNNNLIGQIPFSLKGCTNLVTLDLGNNNFIGNIPAWIGESLPYLKTLSLRSNAFTGRIPELSHLTSLQILDLSNNNLSGIIPPSLGNFSSLKRSSSSSDLYFNNHSDEDVMWLFIKGSELEYTTRLLSIDKVIDLSNNGLSGSIPEELGNLHGLRSLNLSRNYLTGKIPNNINGMQRLEILDLSRNNLSGAIPSTLAALNFLNYLNLSYNNLSGRIPTGSQLQTLTDPSFYADNSDLCGPPLTKNCTDNIPTKEEENENSMDRIESIWVYMCRALGFIVGFWTICGSILLKSRWRIAYFQAIDNMCDRLYVVLVLNVAMFKRKLIVGRQVD encoded by the coding sequence TCGTCATCTCTCTTTCCGTGCTTTGCATTGAGCTCGGGTTCTCGGATGGTTTCTCCATGATCCGCTGTCAAGAGACAGAGAGGAAAGCCCTCATGGAGTTCAAGCAACGAGTCCGTGATCCTTCCCATCGTCTTTCTTCCTGGGTTGGGGAGGATTGTTGTAGTTGGAAAGGCATCCGCTGTAGCAACGTCACTGGCCATGTTATCGAGCTCCACCTTCGCAATAGACATCGATCAGATGTCTCATACATGGGTTGCTCTGAGACTAActtcgatgatgatgatgttggatGCAGATGGGCACTGCACGGTGGCATAACTCCATCATTGCTTTCTCTCCAACACCTTAATCATTTGGATCTTAGTGGCAACAATTTTGAGGGAAATCGTATCCCAGAGTTCTTGGGATCCTTTGGAAGACTAACATATCTTAATCTCTCGGGAGCAGGCTTCGGAGGTAAAGTACCTGATCAGCTGGGAAATCTCTCCACTTTACACCAACTCGACCTTTCTTATAATTTCTATctagatgatgatttatacatcgaAAACATTGGATGGATCTCTCGTTTGACTTCTCTACAGCACCTTAACATGGATCAGGTTAGATTTAGAAATGTGTCCAATTGGTTGCAAGCATTGAACGCACTCTCTCGTATTCAAGTGGTTGAAATGGCTTCTTGTGGCTTGGAGACCTTTCctccttcgctgcctcatgtcaaCTTCACATCTCTCACAACTCTAAATTTGGAAGGCAACATCATCAACTCTACTGTGCCAGACTGGCTATTTAACATAACCAGCCTCGAGGTGCTTTCTCTTGGGTCGAATCACCTATATGGGCAAACTCTTGATTCAATTGCCAAGTTGACAAATCTCAGGCAACTCGACTTGTCTTATAATACGTTCCACGACGGCTTCAAACCAGAACCTCTATCCAACCTCTGCAAGCTCCAAATTCTCGACCTAGATAAAGTGCCTATCAATAATGTGCTAGCCAATCTAGAACAGGTCTTCTCTGGATGTCTAATGCTCATCTTAGAGGAATTGAATCTCAGCGGCACCCAATTGAGGGGTTCCATTCCAGATTGGTTGGGGAACTTCAAAAATCTCAAGTTTCTTGATCTTTCACACAACTCCCTCTCTGGATCAGTTCCTAGATCTCTTGGAAATCTATCATCGCTGCGATCTTTGTTTTTATACTCCAACGATTTGAATGGGTCGATTGCAGAAGGCATCGGAGGACTGAAGGGCCTTATCTATTTGGTTCTTTCTTATAACTCATTTCGCTTGTCGGAGCTCCACTTGGTTAATCTGTCGAGTTTAAAGTATTTGGACATTTCATACAACTACATCGATTTGAATAAAGGTGATGAGTGGATTCCTCCTTTTCAGCTTCGAAGCCTCTATATGACCTTCTGCCAAATATTGCCGAGGCCTCATTTTCCGAGATGGCTCCGATTGCAAACAACTCTTCGTGATTTATCTTTATCAAGTACAAGTATCAAAGAAGGGATTCCCAACTGGCTTCCTTCCTCTCTCGAGTATTTGTCTCTTTCCAATAATGAGATTAGCGGTGATGTGCCACAATATCTTCCAAACCTAATGTATTTGGATCTCTCTAACAACTTGCTCACGGGCCACCTTTCTCCAAGAATCGTAAATATGATGCCAAGTCTTCAGTTTTTGGATCTCTCTAACAATAAGATTACTGGTGAGCTACCACAACTCTTTTCAAAGCAAATTTCTTATTTGGATTTCTCAAAGAACTTATTCTCAGGACATTTTCCATCAAAAATCTCAAACACAATGCCAAACTTAAATTGGTTTGATTTATCTATAAATAATCTGAGCGGGAGCATCCCCTTATCTTTTTGTCCAAATAAGTATTTGCTAGTGCTTCGActtttcaaaaataatttatcAGGAGAGCTTCCTAATTGCTGGAGAAATTCCTCAAGTTTGTTTATTTTGGACTTATCGAGCAACAAGTTCCAAGGAAGAATTCCCAACTCCCTCAGCAATTTGCAAAGCCTACAATCACTCCATCTGAGCAACAATAATTTAATAGGGcaaattcctttttctttaaAAGGTTGTACGAACTTGGTTACTCTTGATCTGGGGAACAATAATTTTATCGGAAATATACCAGCTTGGATTGGAGAAAGCCTACCATACCTAAAGACTCTCAGCTTACGCTCGAATGCCTTCACCGGAAGAATTCCTGAACTATCTCATCTTACATCTCTTCAAATATTGGATCTCTCGAATAATAATCTTTCAGGAATAATACCACCTAGCTTAGGCAACTTCAGTTCATTGAAGAGATCTTCTTCTTCAAGTGATTTATACTTCAACAACCATAGCGACGAGGATGTAATGTGGCTCTTCATAAAAGGGAGTGAACTCGAGTATACCACAAGATTGctttcaattgataaagttattgatCTCTCCAACAATGGTTTATCTGGAAGTATACCTGAGGAGTTGGGAAATCTGCATGGATTACGGAGTTTAAATCTATCTAGAAATTACCTAACGGGGAAGATACCGAACAACATTAATGGAATGCAACGATTAGAAATTCTTGATCTCTCCAGAAATAATTTGTCTGGAGCAATTCCTTCAACCTTGGCAGCGTTAAATTTCTTGAATTATTTGAACTTGTCATATAACAATCTTTCAGGTAGAATTCCCACTGGTAGCCAATTACAAACGCTTACTGATCCATCTTTCTATGCCGACAATTCAGATCTTTGTGGCCCTCCTCTCACAAAAAATTGTACAGACAATATTCCAACaaaagaagaggaaaatgaaAATTCTATGGACAGAATTGAAAGTATTTGGGTATACATGTGCCGTGCACTAGGATTTATCGTGGGATTTTGGACGATTTGTGGAAGCATCTTATTGAAATCGAGATGGAGGATTGCTTACTTCCAAGCTATTGATAACATGTGTGATAGGCTCTATGTGGTGCTGGTATTGAATGTAGCAATGTTCAAGAGGAAGCTAATAGTAGGACGTCAAGTTGACTAA